The following are encoded in a window of Pirellulales bacterium genomic DNA:
- a CDS encoding glycosyltransferase family 4 protein produces MRICLYTDTALPLLGGQEVVVDALARHFQAMGHEPIVLAPPPRHLSLADHEFPYPVIRHPRFISTRHFMEWYKHWLQRAHRQHRFDLLHCHSIYPCGYLAALCQGSLGIPTVITSHGGDVHMTGRRLSKPGLPPRYARSIAAADALISISRFTHDGFLTLCPTARNIVSIPNGVHLEPFTEQAARPAGLDPSVRAGEYFLFIGRLHHRKGIDVLLDAVAQVPPKQRAMLVIAGDGDERQPLEAQCAKLNLGSHVRFVGSAKGATKTWLLQNTRFVVTPSRVWEAFGLVVLESYAAGRGVITTTLPGMMDLVEPERTGLLVPPESPAALAQAISRLVADTALTQRFGQNARRIAQQYGWRTIAERHVELYERLTHAPALRLAA; encoded by the coding sequence ATGCGCATTTGCTTGTACACCGACACGGCCCTTCCGTTGCTGGGCGGTCAGGAAGTGGTCGTCGATGCGCTGGCCCGGCACTTTCAGGCCATGGGGCACGAGCCGATTGTGCTGGCCCCGCCGCCGCGGCACTTGTCGCTTGCCGATCACGAGTTTCCGTATCCGGTTATTCGTCATCCGCGTTTTATTTCAACGCGGCACTTCATGGAGTGGTACAAGCACTGGCTGCAGCGTGCGCATCGGCAGCACCGCTTCGACCTGTTGCACTGCCATTCGATTTATCCCTGCGGCTATCTGGCCGCGCTCTGCCAGGGAAGCCTCGGAATACCGACCGTGATCACGAGCCACGGTGGTGACGTACACATGACGGGGCGTCGACTATCGAAGCCCGGCCTGCCGCCACGCTACGCACGCAGCATTGCCGCGGCGGACGCGCTGATTTCGATCAGCCGTTTCACGCACGATGGTTTTTTGACGCTCTGCCCCACGGCTCGCAACATCGTCTCGATTCCCAACGGTGTGCATCTGGAACCATTTACCGAGCAGGCCGCTCGACCAGCAGGCCTGGACCCCAGCGTGCGCGCGGGCGAGTATTTCTTGTTCATCGGCCGTTTGCATCATCGCAAGGGGATCGACGTGCTGCTCGATGCCGTGGCGCAAGTGCCGCCGAAGCAGCGGGCGATGCTCGTCATCGCGGGGGACGGGGACGAGCGGCAACCACTGGAGGCGCAATGCGCGAAGTTGAACCTTGGAAGTCACGTCCGATTCGTCGGCTCGGCAAAAGGTGCGACCAAGACCTGGCTGCTGCAAAACACCCGCTTCGTCGTCACGCCATCGCGCGTGTGGGAAGCCTTCGGGTTAGTGGTTCTAGAAAGCTATGCCGCGGGGCGCGGCGTGATCACCACCACGCTGCCTGGCATGATGGACCTGGTCGAGCCGGAGCGGACGGGCTTGCTCGTACCGCCAGAATCACCGGCGGCGCTCGCCCAGGCAATTAGCAGGCTCGTGGCAGACACGGCCCTGACTCAACGCTTCGGTCAGAATGCGCGTCGTATCGCGCAGCAGTATGGTTGGCGAACGATTGCCGAGCGGCACGTCGAGCTCTACGAGCGGCTGACACACGCTCCGGCCCTGCGTCTGGCGGCATAA
- a CDS encoding DUF4082 domain-containing protein: MFRRLKVRKAPRPAPSTRTSWLPRKKLVFEMLEDRIVFSSASIIAENALPGTPQSVWDLDGTASDNIEGFAAQFSIDHGQTEQFKVNTDASSWHIDIYRMGYYGGDGARLITTITSHQAQDQPDPITDLNTGLVDAGNWSVSASWNIPATAVSGVYVGKLVRDDGTFGESQIIFVVRADDDPSAIVFKTSDSTWEAYNDWGGSSLYGTDLGPDGRSYEVSYNRPFTTRDRIAANFYFGEELAQTEFMEQNGYDVTYIASVDLDRDPGILLDHQVFMSVGHDEYYSAAERNAVVAAGAAGVNLAFFSGNEMFWKTYLEPSTDATADPYTTIVCYKETFDNALTDPQNPDVWTGTWRDPRFSPPTDGGQPENAVTGQLFMSNGDGTIGYAMTVSAADANLRFWANTSIAKLTGNQTATLGQYLIGYEFDVDADNGFRPAGQFDISSTTLNVGAVLQDYGTTYAPGTLTHSMSMYRLPSGALVFGAGTIQYSWGLSDAHDGPSSPVVKDLQQATVNLFADMGVQPGSLMKGLIAATMSTDHTAPTSTITSLANNAVLKPNVAVTIKGTAQDSGGGVVAGVEISLDGGATWHPVTGTTSWSYTYTPHSTGQFQIMSRATDDSGNTEVPTTKLTINPNTNPGIYSLFTTSMVPATVDGGDGQAVTVGLQFRTDVDGFITGISFYKSAANTGTHIASLWDSNGVVLATATVTNETASGWQQVTFASPVQVQAGMIYTAGYYAPNGHYSADRNYFAPVGVDSGPLHAVPQGATGTNGVYSYGNNQFPTQSYQATNYWVDVKFNTVLTLDTTPPTVQNVTAAGGSTSITTDSSFVITFSEALNPSSITSSTVELINTASTNLPAGCCGVPSGWCSGCPLSMGAQTTVIKAYLSYDPSTDSVTIVPSAPLSTSSIYSVYVKGGAGGVTDMAGNAVTNDTMRSFITPALPNSVVSTAFPSTTVPKTLDSGDSQGVELGMQFVASTNGTISGVRFYKSAANTGVHTGSLWSSTGQLLATGTFSNETASGWQQLNFATPVAITAGQTYVASYHTTSGHYSVTTSAFTSATTSGFLTIPANGGVYLYGSGGFPKSTANSSNYSVDVVLHTAPPTDNIAPTVTGYTPAASTTDVSTSTLATVTFSEAIDPSTITSTTVKLLDGSNMAVPATLTYDTASHTVTITPTAPLSNSMSYTIFVMGGIAGVKDAAGNPVASSVGSKFTTIAAPGPDVTPPTVLAYNPTSGATNVPTTGPFTITFSEALNSASVTTTNVILLKNGVNRVPETVTYNAATHSATITPNSPLLGSTNYTIYLLGGSNGLEDLAGNSLATVTSTFVTAAPDTTPPTITSVSPTNNGTNVATTSPITVTFSEAVNPSTVSTATISLVTGSNVSIPGTVTYNSATNTATFTPTNPLANGATYTVVVNGGASGVTDLAGNALAANVNSTFTTVVSLPSGGGNQTLPPTSLWATTTTPTTLDSGDTQSVELGVKFTASANGTISGIRFYKASTNTGTHTGSLWSSSGQLLATGTFTSETASGWQTLVFAQPIAITAGTTYVASYHTTAGHYSANRSYFTSAFSANGITVAASGGVYAYGNSSFPSQSYQSTNYWVDVLYNATPADTTPPSITGITPANGVGNAAANSTVTVSFSESLNAATVTATSVSLRDSNNNAVAATVTYNSSTNTVTLTPSSALAGGAEYTVVVLGGSTGVKDVAGNALSSTTTSSFVTATPDTTPPTVTGIAPASGATNVATNATLSVTFSEALNAATVTSSTITLMSNNTVVPATVSYNSTTNTATITPTSALSNSTGYTITVVGGSSGVKDLAGNALAANATSNFTVVADTTPPTVTAISPSSGATNVAIGSPVTVTFSEAMNAATITSSTILLKNASNVTVAATVSYNASTKTATLTPTSALATSTGYTITVISGSSGVKDSAGNALASTATSSFTTVAGDTTPPTVTGITPAGGASNVAINSGITISFSEALSAATVSSSTITLKNSSNVTIAATVSYNSSNNTVTVTPSAALANGTSYTVTVTTGVKDLAGNALASAVTSTFTTVAADITPPTVTGITPASGATNVAINAAMTISFSEALNSATVNSSTITLKNSSNVVIAATVSYNSDNNTVTVTPSSALANGTGYTLTVTTGVQDLAGNAVAANVSSTFTTVAAAPVVSSLWPSTTTPATVDSGDKQAVEVGVKFSANTSGYVTGIEFYKAAANTGTHTGSLWSSTGQLLATGTFTNETASGWQTLVFSTPVAITAGTTYVASYHTTAGHYSASRSYFTSSFTSGALTVPANGGVYTYGTGGFPTTSYQSTNYWVDVLFSTTPPVDNTPPTVTAVTPAGASTNVATNSAVTVTFSEALNAATITSSTVTLHDSNNVLVPATVTYNASTKTATLTPTSALSNSMTYMVTISGGAGGVTDTAGNALATNIFSSFTTIGKVGASSTLFAATTTPSTVDGGDKQAVELGVKFTANANGFITGVQFYKSAANTGTHTGSLWSSTGQLLATGTFVNETASGWQTLVFSTPVAITAGTTYIASYHTASGHYSVNQSYFTTSYTSGALTVPTNGGVYLYGNSGFPSQTYLSSNYWVEPVFAAIGS; this comes from the coding sequence ATGTTCCGCAGACTCAAGGTCCGCAAGGCCCCGCGTCCCGCTCCATCTACGCGCACGAGCTGGCTGCCGCGCAAAAAGCTAGTCTTCGAGATGCTCGAGGACCGGATCGTGTTCTCCTCGGCCTCGATCATCGCCGAGAACGCGCTCCCGGGCACGCCGCAAAGCGTGTGGGACCTCGACGGAACAGCTTCGGACAACATCGAGGGCTTCGCCGCACAGTTCAGCATCGATCACGGCCAGACCGAACAGTTCAAGGTCAACACCGACGCATCGTCCTGGCACATCGATATCTACCGGATGGGCTATTACGGCGGCGACGGCGCGCGCCTCATCACGACCATCACTTCTCACCAGGCGCAAGATCAGCCCGATCCGATCACGGATTTGAACACAGGCCTGGTGGATGCGGGCAACTGGAGCGTGTCGGCGTCGTGGAATATTCCAGCCACGGCGGTTTCGGGCGTGTACGTCGGCAAGCTGGTGCGCGACGACGGCACGTTCGGCGAAAGCCAGATCATTTTCGTCGTTCGCGCCGACGACGATCCCTCGGCTATCGTTTTCAAGACCTCCGACTCGACGTGGGAAGCTTACAACGACTGGGGCGGTAGCAGCCTGTATGGCACCGACCTGGGCCCGGACGGCCGCTCTTACGAAGTCAGCTACAACCGCCCGTTCACCACGCGCGACCGTATCGCAGCGAACTTCTACTTCGGAGAAGAGCTGGCGCAGACGGAATTCATGGAGCAGAACGGCTACGACGTCACTTATATCGCGTCCGTCGATCTGGATCGCGATCCGGGCATTTTGCTCGACCATCAAGTCTTCATGTCCGTGGGGCACGACGAGTATTACTCCGCGGCCGAGCGGAATGCCGTCGTTGCCGCCGGCGCGGCTGGCGTGAACTTGGCGTTCTTCAGCGGCAACGAGATGTTCTGGAAGACGTATCTCGAACCGAGCACCGACGCCACCGCAGACCCGTACACGACGATCGTCTGCTACAAGGAAACATTCGACAACGCGCTGACCGACCCCCAGAATCCCGATGTCTGGACCGGCACGTGGCGCGATCCGCGTTTCAGCCCGCCGACCGATGGCGGCCAACCGGAAAACGCGGTCACGGGCCAGCTATTCATGAGCAATGGCGACGGCACTATCGGCTACGCCATGACGGTCTCGGCGGCGGACGCGAACCTGCGCTTCTGGGCCAACACCAGCATCGCGAAGCTGACCGGTAACCAGACCGCCACACTGGGCCAGTACCTGATCGGCTACGAGTTCGACGTGGATGCCGACAATGGCTTCCGGCCGGCCGGACAGTTCGACATTTCGTCGACGACGCTCAACGTCGGCGCCGTCTTACAGGATTACGGCACCACGTACGCGCCGGGCACGCTCACGCACAGCATGAGTATGTACCGCTTGCCCAGCGGCGCGCTCGTCTTCGGCGCCGGCACGATTCAATATTCGTGGGGATTGAGCGATGCGCACGACGGGCCGAGCAGCCCGGTTGTGAAGGACTTGCAGCAAGCGACGGTCAACCTCTTCGCCGACATGGGTGTGCAGCCCGGCAGCCTGATGAAGGGGCTGATCGCGGCCACGATGTCGACCGATCACACAGCGCCAACCTCGACGATCACGTCGTTGGCCAACAACGCGGTGCTCAAGCCCAACGTGGCCGTCACGATCAAGGGTACGGCCCAGGATTCTGGCGGCGGCGTCGTGGCAGGGGTCGAAATCTCGCTCGATGGCGGCGCCACCTGGCATCCCGTCACCGGCACCACCAGTTGGAGTTACACCTACACGCCGCACTCGACCGGCCAATTCCAGATCATGAGTCGGGCGACTGACGATAGCGGAAACACGGAAGTTCCCACGACGAAGCTCACGATCAACCCGAATACCAATCCCGGCATCTACTCGCTGTTCACAACCAGCATGGTTCCGGCGACGGTCGATGGCGGCGACGGCCAGGCGGTAACTGTCGGCTTGCAGTTCCGCACCGACGTCGACGGTTTCATCACCGGCATCAGTTTCTACAAGAGCGCGGCCAATACGGGCACGCATATCGCCAGCCTGTGGGATTCCAACGGCGTGGTGCTGGCCACGGCCACCGTCACCAATGAAACCGCCAGCGGTTGGCAGCAAGTCACTTTCGCTTCGCCAGTGCAAGTCCAGGCCGGAATGATTTACACTGCCGGTTACTACGCGCCGAACGGCCATTACTCGGCCGATCGTAACTACTTCGCGCCAGTCGGCGTCGATAGTGGTCCGTTGCACGCCGTACCACAAGGCGCCACCGGAACCAACGGTGTGTACTCGTACGGCAACAATCAATTTCCCACGCAGAGCTACCAAGCGACCAATTACTGGGTCGATGTAAAATTCAACACCGTACTGACGCTGGACACCACGCCGCCGACTGTGCAGAACGTCACCGCCGCCGGCGGATCGACGTCGATCACGACCGATTCGTCATTCGTGATCACGTTTAGCGAAGCGCTGAATCCCAGCTCGATCACCTCGAGCACGGTCGAACTGATCAACACGGCCAGCACCAACTTGCCGGCCGGCTGCTGCGGCGTGCCGAGCGGCTGGTGCAGCGGCTGCCCGTTGTCGATGGGCGCGCAGACGACCGTGATCAAGGCATACCTGTCGTACGACCCGAGCACCGACAGCGTCACGATCGTACCGAGCGCGCCGCTTTCTACATCGTCGATCTATAGCGTCTATGTGAAGGGCGGGGCGGGTGGCGTCACCGACATGGCCGGCAATGCCGTCACGAACGACACGATGCGCTCGTTCATCACACCGGCCCTGCCGAATTCCGTCGTTTCGACGGCCTTCCCCTCGACCACCGTGCCCAAGACCCTCGATAGCGGCGATAGCCAGGGGGTCGAACTGGGAATGCAGTTCGTCGCCAGCACCAATGGCACGATTTCCGGCGTTCGCTTCTACAAGTCCGCCGCCAACACCGGCGTGCATACCGGCAGCCTGTGGTCCTCCACCGGGCAGTTGCTGGCCACGGGTACGTTCAGCAACGAAACGGCCAGCGGTTGGCAGCAGTTGAACTTCGCCACGCCAGTCGCGATCACGGCCGGCCAGACCTATGTTGCCAGTTATCACACCACGAGCGGCCATTATTCGGTGACGACCTCGGCCTTTACCTCGGCCACGACCAGCGGATTCTTGACGATCCCGGCCAACGGCGGCGTGTATCTGTATGGCTCGGGCGGTTTCCCGAAGAGTACTGCGAATTCAAGTAATTACTCCGTCGATGTTGTGCTGCACACCGCGCCGCCGACCGACAACATCGCGCCGACCGTGACCGGTTACACGCCGGCCGCGAGTACGACCGACGTCTCCACGAGTACGTTGGCGACGGTAACTTTTAGCGAGGCGATCGATCCCAGCACCATCACGTCGACGACCGTCAAGCTGCTGGACGGCTCGAACATGGCGGTGCCGGCGACATTAACGTACGACACCGCTTCGCACACGGTGACAATCACACCGACGGCGCCGCTGTCGAACTCGATGTCGTACACCATCTTCGTCATGGGAGGCATCGCCGGCGTAAAGGACGCGGCCGGTAATCCCGTGGCCTCGAGCGTGGGATCGAAGTTCACGACCATCGCTGCGCCAGGCCCCGATGTGACGCCGCCGACTGTGTTGGCCTACAATCCGACATCCGGCGCAACGAACGTGCCGACCACGGGTCCGTTCACGATCACGTTCAGCGAAGCGTTGAACTCGGCTAGCGTCACCACGACGAATGTCATTCTGCTAAAGAACGGCGTAAACCGCGTGCCGGAAACCGTGACTTACAACGCGGCCACGCATTCGGCCACGATCACGCCCAACTCGCCGCTGTTAGGCTCGACCAATTACACGATCTACCTGCTCGGCGGATCGAACGGGCTCGAGGACCTGGCTGGCAACTCGCTCGCGACTGTCACATCGACCTTCGTGACCGCCGCGCCAGATACAACCCCGCCGACGATAACCAGCGTTTCGCCGACCAACAATGGAACGAACGTCGCTACCACGTCGCCGATTACCGTGACTTTCAGCGAAGCGGTGAATCCGTCGACGGTCAGTACGGCCACGATCTCGCTGGTGACCGGATCGAACGTTTCGATTCCGGGCACCGTGACCTACAACTCGGCAACCAACACCGCGACCTTTACGCCCACCAATCCGCTAGCCAACGGCGCGACGTACACCGTCGTGGTCAACGGCGGCGCTAGTGGCGTGACCGATCTGGCCGGCAACGCGCTCGCCGCGAACGTCAACTCCACCTTCACCACCGTTGTCTCGCTGCCAAGCGGTGGCGGCAATCAAACGCTGCCTCCGACGTCGTTGTGGGCCACGACCACGACGCCTACCACGCTCGACAGCGGGGATACACAGTCCGTCGAACTGGGCGTGAAATTCACCGCCTCGGCCAACGGCACGATCTCGGGCATCCGCTTCTACAAAGCCTCGACGAATACCGGGACTCATACCGGCAGCTTGTGGTCATCCAGCGGGCAATTGCTGGCAACTGGCACCTTTACGAGCGAGACCGCCAGTGGCTGGCAAACGCTCGTGTTCGCGCAACCTATCGCGATTACGGCCGGCACGACCTATGTCGCCAGCTACCACACGACGGCCGGACACTATTCGGCAAACCGTTCGTACTTCACCTCTGCGTTCAGTGCCAACGGGATCACTGTGGCGGCCAGTGGCGGCGTCTACGCCTACGGCAATAGCAGCTTCCCGTCGCAATCATACCAGTCGACGAACTACTGGGTCGACGTGCTGTACAACGCCACACCGGCCGATACGACACCACCGTCGATCACTGGTATCACACCCGCCAATGGTGTTGGCAACGCTGCTGCGAATTCCACGGTGACGGTCAGCTTCAGCGAATCCTTGAACGCGGCAACGGTAACCGCTACTAGCGTCTCGCTGCGTGATTCGAACAACAATGCCGTCGCGGCCACGGTCACGTACAACAGCTCGACGAATACCGTCACGTTGACGCCGTCGAGTGCGCTGGCCGGCGGTGCGGAATACACGGTCGTCGTTCTCGGCGGTTCGACCGGCGTGAAGGACGTCGCCGGAAACGCCCTGTCTTCGACCACCACGTCTTCGTTCGTGACGGCCACGCCCGACACGACTCCGCCGACGGTCACCGGCATTGCGCCGGCCAGTGGCGCGACAAACGTGGCGACCAATGCCACGCTCAGCGTGACTTTCAGCGAGGCCTTGAACGCGGCGACGGTCACGTCGTCGACGATCACGCTGATGAGCAACAACACCGTCGTCCCGGCAACGGTCAGCTACAACTCGACCACAAATACCGCCACGATCACGCCGACCAGCGCACTCTCGAACTCGACCGGCTACACGATCACGGTCGTCGGGGGTTCGTCAGGCGTGAAGGATCTGGCCGGCAACGCCCTGGCCGCGAACGCGACATCGAACTTCACGGTCGTGGCGGATACGACTCCGCCGACCGTCACTGCAATCAGCCCCAGCAGCGGTGCGACCAACGTCGCAATCGGCTCGCCTGTGACCGTCACGTTCAGCGAGGCAATGAACGCGGCGACGATCACTTCGTCGACGATCCTGCTGAAGAACGCGAGCAATGTGACCGTGGCCGCCACGGTCAGCTACAACGCGTCGACCAAGACCGCGACGCTCACCCCGACCTCGGCACTGGCGACCTCGACCGGCTACACGATCACGGTCATCTCTGGCTCGTCGGGCGTGAAGGACTCGGCCGGCAACGCCCTGGCCTCGACTGCGACCTCGTCCTTTACGACAGTCGCCGGCGATACCACTCCGCCGACGGTCACCGGCATCACGCCGGCTGGTGGCGCGTCGAACGTGGCAATCAACTCGGGCATCACGATCTCGTTCAGCGAGGCATTGAGTGCCGCCACGGTCAGCTCTTCGACGATCACGTTGAAGAACTCGAGCAACGTCACGATTGCCGCCACGGTCAGCTACAACTCGTCCAATAACACCGTGACCGTGACGCCGAGCGCCGCCTTGGCGAACGGCACTAGCTACACCGTCACCGTAACGACCGGAGTGAAAGACCTGGCCGGCAACGCGCTGGCCAGCGCCGTCACCTCGACATTCACCACGGTCGCCGCGGACATTACTCCGCCGACGGTAACCGGCATCACGCCGGCCTCGGGCGCGACGAACGTGGCGATCAATGCCGCGATGACGATTTCGTTCAGCGAAGCGCTGAATTCCGCGACCGTGAATTCATCGACGATCACGTTAAAGAATTCCAGCAACGTCGTGATCGCCGCCACGGTTAGCTACAACTCGGACAACAATACCGTCACCGTGACGCCCAGCAGTGCTTTGGCAAACGGTACGGGCTACACCCTCACCGTGACGACTGGCGTCCAGGACCTGGCCGGCAACGCGGTGGCCGCGAACGTCTCCTCGACGTTCACCACGGTCGCCGCGGCACCAGTGGTCAGCAGCTTGTGGCCCAGCACAACCACGCCCGCCACGGTCGACAGCGGTGATAAGCAAGCCGTCGAGGTGGGCGTCAAGTTCAGTGCCAATACCAGCGGCTACGTCACGGGTATCGAGTTCTACAAAGCCGCCGCGAACACCGGGACGCACACCGGCAGCCTGTGGTCCTCGACCGGTCAATTGCTGGCCACCGGCACCTTCACCAATGAAACGGCCAGCGGCTGGCAAACGCTTGTCTTCTCGACGCCCGTCGCCATCACCGCCGGCACCACTTACGTCGCCAGCTACCATACGACCGCCGGACATTACTCGGCCAGCCGGTCGTACTTCACCTCGTCCTTCACCAGCGGTGCTCTGACCGTCCCGGCCAACGGCGGTGTGTACACCTACGGCACGGGCGGTTTCCCGACGACGAGCTACCAATCGACCAACTACTGGGTCGACGTCCTGTTCAGCACGACTCCGCCTGTCGATAACACGCCGCCGACGGTGACCGCCGTGACCCCGGCCGGAGCTTCGACGAACGTCGCCACCAATTCCGCCGTGACGGTCACCTTTAGCGAAGCACTGAACGCTGCTACGATCACTTCGAGCACGGTCACTCTGCATGATTCGAATAATGTCCTCGTACCCGCCACGGTGACGTACAACGCGTCGACCAAGACGGCGACATTGACGCCGACTAGCGCACTCTCGAACTCGATGACCTACATGGTCACGATCAGCGGCGGAGCTGGCGGAGTGACCGATACGGCTGGCAACGCCTTGGCGACGAACATCTTCTCCTCGTTCACCACGATCGGGAAGGTCGGTGCGTCCAGCACGTTGTTCGCTGCGACAACCACCCCCAGCACTGTCGATGGTGGTGACAAGCAGGCCGTCGAGCTGGGCGTGAAGTTCACGGCCAACGCCAACGGCTTCATCACCGGGGTGCAGTTCTACAAGAGTGCTGCCAACACTGGCACGCACACCGGCAGCCTGTGGTCATCCACCGGACAACTGTTGGCCACCGGCACGTTCGTGAACGAGACCGCCAGCGGTTGGCAAACGCTGGTCTTCTCGACGCCCGTCGCAATCACGGCCGGCACGACCTACATCGCCAGCTACCACACTGCGTCGGGTCACTACTCAGTCAACCAGTCGTACTTCACGACGTCCTACACCAGTGGCGCACTCACCGTGCCGACCAATGGTGGCGTCTATCTCTATGGCAACAGCGGCTTCCCGTCGCAGACTTACCTATCGAGCAATTACTGGGTCGAACCAGTTTTCGCCGCGATCGGTAGCTAA
- a CDS encoding GNAT family N-acetyltransferase, with product MDATQMTDGAQLARLAWECEHFGFPVARLEGRGRADSALWCGLAAARREGLHLVVLTTETGRELPAELLTEFCGGLMDRKATFARSLLTVPADEPACENLAEEITEYHESTVSPYLLDLAISSGVYSRFRVDPCFPHVVFADMYRTWIERSVRHEIADVVLVASDSGCPGGLSGFVTIGRDHGVAKIGLIAVADQARGRGVGRRLMTAAHRWMRDHGAESAQVVTQLANAPACGLYRRCRYRLSALEHYYHMWPLTRAGER from the coding sequence ATGGACGCCACGCAGATGACCGACGGCGCGCAACTGGCGCGGCTCGCTTGGGAGTGCGAGCATTTCGGTTTTCCCGTGGCGCGGCTCGAAGGCCGAGGGCGGGCCGATTCTGCCTTGTGGTGCGGCCTCGCGGCGGCGCGCCGCGAGGGACTGCACCTCGTGGTGTTGACGACCGAAACTGGGCGAGAACTTCCGGCCGAGCTGCTCACGGAGTTCTGCGGTGGCCTGATGGATCGCAAGGCAACCTTCGCGCGATCGCTGTTGACGGTTCCGGCGGACGAACCGGCGTGCGAGAACCTGGCCGAAGAGATCACCGAGTATCACGAGTCGACCGTTTCGCCATACCTGTTGGACCTGGCGATCTCGTCCGGCGTTTATTCGCGGTTTCGCGTCGACCCCTGCTTTCCGCACGTTGTATTCGCGGACATGTATCGCACCTGGATCGAGCGCAGCGTGCGGCATGAAATTGCAGACGTGGTGCTGGTCGCCAGCGACTCCGGATGCCCGGGGGGGCTGAGCGGCTTTGTTACGATCGGCCGCGATCACGGCGTGGCCAAGATCGGCCTGATTGCCGTGGCCGACCAGGCGCGCGGACGGGGCGTCGGGCGGCGATTGATGACGGCCGCGCACCGTTGGATGCGAGACCACGGCGCGGAATCGGCCCAGGTCGTGACGCAATTGGCAAACGCGCCGGCGTGCGGGTTGTATCGACGGTGCAGATATCGGCTGTCGGCGCTCGAGCACTACTACCATATGTGGCCGCTAACCAGGGCAGGTGAACGGTGA
- a CDS encoding glycosyltransferase, translating to MRGIAGSVSAARAVELSIVVPVYNSSAILPSLIERLRPVLDALGKSYEVLLVEDGSPDDSWRVLKELQSQDPQHIVAVQLMRNYGQHNALMCGFRHARGALIITMDDDLQHPPEEIPKLLETITAGDLDLVYGCYDKKKHPPLKNIGSKIVNMFFRHVFRLSVTVTAFRIFRRELLEAILPYKLPFTFIDGLLAWNTRRVGKVTVEHHPRAAGRSGDSLSKMVTLALNLFTNFSLLPLQMVSLLGGAAAVCGLLAGVYYLFRYFTSSITTPGYASIIVSILTLGGLQLLGLGVIGEYLGRLHLNVNGKPQYRERNVLDHVKQDDMPSRTRRSA from the coding sequence GTGCGTGGAATCGCGGGTTCGGTTAGCGCCGCGCGCGCTGTCGAGCTGTCGATCGTCGTGCCGGTCTACAATTCGTCGGCGATCCTGCCGAGCCTGATCGAGCGGCTGCGCCCTGTACTTGATGCATTAGGCAAGAGCTACGAAGTGCTACTGGTTGAGGACGGCAGCCCTGACGATTCGTGGCGCGTGCTGAAGGAGCTGCAAAGCCAGGATCCGCAGCACATCGTGGCAGTGCAGTTGATGCGCAATTACGGCCAGCACAACGCGCTGATGTGCGGCTTTCGCCACGCTCGCGGGGCGCTTATCATCACGATGGATGACGATCTACAGCATCCGCCGGAAGAAATTCCCAAGCTGCTCGAAACTATCACGGCCGGCGATTTGGACCTGGTCTACGGCTGCTACGACAAGAAGAAGCATCCGCCGCTGAAGAACATCGGCTCGAAGATCGTGAACATGTTCTTCCGCCATGTGTTTCGCCTGAGTGTGACCGTGACCGCCTTCCGCATCTTTCGCCGCGAGTTGCTCGAAGCGATTCTGCCCTACAAGCTGCCCTTCACTTTCATCGACGGGCTGTTGGCGTGGAATACCCGGCGCGTCGGGAAGGTTACCGTTGAGCATCATCCTCGCGCCGCCGGGCGCTCTGGCGATTCGCTCAGCAAAATGGTGACTCTGGCGCTAAACCTGTTCACCAACTTCTCGCTGCTGCCTTTGCAGATGGTGTCACTGTTGGGGGGCGCGGCCGCGGTCTGCGGCTTACTGGCTGGCGTCTATTACCTGTTTCGCTATTTCACCTCCAGCATCACGACGCCGGGATACGCTTCGATCATCGTCTCGATTCTCACGCTCGGCGGCCTCCAGCTTTTGGGGCTGGGGGTGATCGGCGAATACCTCGGCCGCCTGCACCTGAACGTCAATGGCAAGCCGCAATATCGCGAGCGCAACGTGCTGGACCATGTGAAGCAGGACGACATGCCCAGCCGTACACGCCGTTCGGCCTGA